From one Planktothrix agardhii NIES-204 genomic stretch:
- a CDS encoding hypothetical protein (conserved hypothetical protein), protein MAKLQIENLPDELYSQIEFLASEKNFTLNEAVIHLLTQSLSFEPDKVMINRTQENQPMLAILQRIRNRPRVNPRDFGLTDSTILIQEDRNR, encoded by the coding sequence ATGGCTAAACTTCAGATTGAAAACTTGCCTGATGAACTATATAGTCAGATTGAGTTTCTTGCCTCAGAGAAAAATTTTACTCTTAATGAAGCAGTTATTCATCTGTTGACGCAATCCTTATCATTTGAGCCTGACAAAGTAATGATAAATCGGACGCAAGAGAACCAACCTATGTTAGCAATTCTACAAAGAATTCGTAATCGTCCGAGAGTTAACCCCAGGGATTTTGGATTAACAGATAGCACTATTTTAATTCAAGAGGATCGCAATAGATGA
- a CDS encoding hypothetical protein (conserved hypothetical protein) has product MTVSLRCVIDTNICIKLFVADLLTSKVNQLFTHLDDPSVEFFVPDLFYIECANVLWKYVRANLYTAEQVKADLSDLKALRFQVISTKDLISNAVQIGLDYGITAYDGCYVALSEQVKAPLLTLDERLVNSLTGSRFDVRLFTTFSLK; this is encoded by the coding sequence ATGACCGTTAGTTTACGATGCGTAATTGATACAAATATTTGTATTAAGTTATTTGTTGCTGATCTATTGACCTCTAAAGTTAATCAACTATTTACTCATCTTGATGATCCTTCTGTTGAGTTTTTTGTACCTGATCTTTTTTATATTGAATGTGCTAATGTTCTCTGGAAGTATGTACGCGCTAACCTCTACACGGCTGAACAGGTTAAAGCCGATTTAAGTGACTTAAAAGCGCTACGATTTCAAGTCATTTCAACAAAAGATCTAATCAGTAACGCTGTTCAAATTGGTTTGGACTATGGGATTACAGCTTATGATGGCTGTTATGTAGCACTTTCAGAACAAGTTAAAGCGCCGTTGCTAACTCTGGATGAACGGTTAGTAAATTCTTTGACAGGTAGCAGGTTTGATGTGAGACTTTTTACAACTTTTTCTCTAAAATGA
- a CDS encoding prevent-host-death family protein, translated as MAKIQIENLPNDFKKNLSELLSRVELGEEIIISNQGVAIAKLIPFRPSSNRRASLGQDQGKFIIPDDFNEPLPQEILAAFEGNEQ; from the coding sequence ATGGCTAAAATTCAGATTGAAAACTTACCCAACGACTTCAAAAAAAATCTCTCTGAGTTATTGTCCCGTGTAGAACTTGGAGAAGAAATTATTATTTCCAATCAAGGGGTGGCGATCGCTAAGTTAATTCCGTTTCGTCCTTCATCCAATCGACGGGCGAGTTTAGGGCAAGATCAAGGTAAATTTATCATACCAGATGACTTTAATGAACCGTTACCCCAAGAAATTTTGGCAGCATTTGAAGGAAATGAACAGTGA
- a CDS encoding PilT protein domain protein → MKLLLDTQCWLWWFAQPERLNQEVIAQIADESNELWFSVASVWEIGIKVAIRKLPLPEPIDTYISSRMVQLDMRYLEITAPHALRSSALPLHHRDPFDRMLIAQAQIEDMTLVSADSMFKQYSDISVLWAAN, encoded by the coding sequence GTGAAATTATTGTTGGATACCCAATGCTGGTTATGGTGGTTTGCCCAACCTGAGCGATTAAATCAGGAAGTGATCGCACAGATTGCCGATGAAAGTAATGAATTATGGTTTTCTGTTGCTAGTGTTTGGGAAATTGGGATTAAAGTTGCGATCAGAAAATTACCATTACCAGAGCCAATAGATACCTACATTTCTAGTCGTATGGTGCAGTTAGATATGCGATATTTGGAAATCACAGCACCTCATGCACTGCGATCATCTGCGTTACCATTACATCATCGAGATCCCTTTGATCGTATGTTGATTGCTCAGGCTCAGATTGAGGATATGACGCTGGTAAGTGCTGATTCAATGTTCAAGCAATACAGCGATATTTCTGTTCTTTGGGCTGCTAATTAA
- a CDS encoding ATPase → MNLKEMLKVADDIVFAKTGKHLDDLEEAVLRGTLEHDTYKQIAKDFDCSVSNVRNAGSKLWKILAKELGEDVNKSNFKSAMERLQNANLFNFAQDVVVSGSFNICGESRHPPDTPNPHQQNENISQSESIETLHNDLSEMPDLGAFYNRIPELSTLTNWILQQRCRLIAITGISGIGKTALTVQLVQQIKDEFEYVIWCDFDSLPILAEFQSNLIRIISQSEQLDLSANNQKFLPLIKYLQKYRCLVVLDNIQNLFSSGELAGKYKPEYQDYRTLFKQIKELSHQSCVVLIGWEQPRIITEVKSENSLIRTLRLTGLDIVAAREIFRDNGLTEIDNWDAIIQRYQGNPFWLNSIANLMQDLGECEIKVLINDTLLLPEDVKDSLQQQCDRLSEIEKQVLSLLAKENDPVNLVKLLENSKINSSDLINALQSLLKRCLIEQQGNFYTVLPLIKQYITSTN, encoded by the coding sequence ATGAACCTTAAAGAAATGTTAAAAGTGGCTGATGATATAGTATTTGCTAAAACTGGTAAGCATCTTGATGATTTAGAGGAAGCGGTATTGCGGGGAACACTGGAACATGATACATACAAACAAATTGCTAAGGATTTTGATTGTTCGGTGAGTAATGTGAGAAATGCAGGATCAAAATTATGGAAAATTCTTGCAAAAGAGTTAGGGGAAGATGTTAATAAATCTAATTTTAAATCTGCAATGGAGAGGTTACAAAATGCTAATCTTTTTAACTTTGCACAAGATGTCGTAGTTAGTGGTAGTTTTAATATTTGTGGAGAAAGTAGACATCCGCCAGATACACCAAACCCACATCAGCAAAATGAGAATATTTCTCAGTCAGAATCAATTGAAACTCTGCATAATGATTTAAGCGAAATGCCTGATTTGGGTGCTTTTTATAATCGCATCCCTGAATTATCAACCTTGACAAATTGGATTTTACAACAACGCTGTCGCTTGATTGCAATTACGGGTATTAGTGGTATTGGTAAAACAGCGTTAACGGTGCAATTGGTTCAACAAATTAAGGATGAATTTGAGTATGTAATTTGGTGTGATTTTGACTCATTGCCGATTTTAGCCGAATTTCAAAGTAATTTGATTCGGATAATTTCTCAGTCTGAACAGTTAGATTTATCGGCAAATAATCAGAAATTTTTACCTCTAATTAAATATTTACAAAAGTATCGGTGTTTAGTGGTTTTAGATAACATTCAAAATCTTTTTAGTAGTGGGGAATTAGCGGGAAAATATAAACCAGAATATCAAGATTATCGCACTTTATTTAAACAAATTAAAGAATTATCTCATCAAAGTTGTGTTGTGTTAATTGGTTGGGAACAACCTAGAATTATAACTGAGGTTAAAAGCGAAAATTCTCTAATTCGGACATTACGACTGACGGGTTTGGATATTGTGGCTGCGCGGGAAATATTTAGAGATAATGGGTTAACAGAAATTGATAACTGGGATGCCATTATTCAACGCTATCAGGGGAATCCCTTCTGGTTAAACAGTATAGCAAATTTGATGCAGGATTTGGGAGAATGTGAAATTAAGGTATTAATTAATGATACTCTATTGTTACCTGAAGACGTTAAAGATAGTTTACAGCAACAGTGCGATCGCTTATCGGAAATAGAAAAACAAGTGCTATCTTTATTGGCGAAGGAAAACGATCCGGTTAATTTAGTTAAATTGTTAGAAAATAGTAAAATTAATTCATCGGATTTAATTAATGCTCTACAGTCTTTATTAAAACGTTGTTTAATTGAACAACAAGGGAATTTTTATACTGTTTTACCTTTAATTAAGCAATATATAACGAGTACAAATTAG
- the argB gene encoding acetylglutamate kinase translates to MLKHSDFDQADTAVRAKILSEALPYIQKFSNRTIVVKYGGAAMKDSSLKDKVMQDIVLLSFVGIRVVVVHGGGPEINSWLIKLGIEPQFKNGLRVTDAATMDVVEMVLVGRVNKEIVSLINQAGGEAVGLCGKDANLIKARPEGQADIGFVGEVSSVNTKLLESLVSSGYIPVVSSVATDEDGQAYNMNADTVAGEIAAALGAEKLILLTDTAGILEDYHNPDTLIAQVNIQEARQLIDQGIVSGGMIPKVNCCVRSLAQGVRAAHILDGRVPHALLQEVFTDSGIGTMIVASEFMR, encoded by the coding sequence ATGCTTAAACATAGCGATTTTGACCAAGCAGATACAGCAGTTCGTGCTAAAATTCTCAGTGAAGCTCTCCCCTATATTCAAAAGTTTTCTAATCGCACGATTGTGGTGAAATATGGGGGGGCTGCGATGAAAGATAGTAGCCTCAAAGATAAGGTGATGCAGGATATTGTGTTACTATCTTTTGTCGGAATTCGGGTGGTGGTGGTTCATGGCGGTGGCCCAGAAATTAATAGTTGGTTGATTAAATTGGGAATTGAGCCTCAATTTAAAAATGGGTTGCGAGTCACCGATGCTGCAACGATGGATGTAGTGGAAATGGTGTTAGTGGGTCGGGTGAATAAGGAAATTGTTTCTCTGATTAACCAGGCGGGAGGGGAAGCTGTTGGCTTATGTGGCAAGGATGCTAACTTAATTAAAGCTCGTCCCGAAGGTCAAGCCGATATTGGTTTTGTGGGAGAAGTCAGTAGTGTCAATACTAAACTTTTAGAGTCTTTGGTAAGTAGTGGTTATATTCCCGTAGTTTCTAGTGTGGCAACGGATGAAGATGGACAGGCTTATAATATGAATGCCGATACGGTCGCCGGGGAAATTGCGGCCGCCTTGGGTGCTGAAAAGTTAATTCTGTTAACAGATACAGCCGGAATTTTGGAGGATTATCATAATCCTGATACCTTAATTGCACAAGTTAATATTCAGGAAGCCCGACAATTAATTGATCAAGGAATTGTTTCCGGGGGTATGATTCCTAAAGTTAATTGTTGTGTCAGAAGTTTAGCCCAAGGTGTGCGGGCTGCTCATATTTTAGATGGTCGTGTTCCCCATGCTTTATTACAAGAAGTCTTCACTGATTCAGGTATAGGCACTATGATTGTCGCTTCTGAATTTATGCGGTAA
- the mreD gene encoding rod shape-determining protein, with protein sequence MFFQLYQVLNLMITIISLMVCIWLSLVRIPGLELFGITPNWVLIWLVTWSIKRSFLQAMVGGLCCGLILDGLTVSSPSHIISLVIVSLLTVVMYKRIIKKIQEDFISVAVIVFGMAILVEAIRGFQLNSFGYSALDELFRHQQRVALSTAILSSLWAPVIYLPLNRWWAFLETSNQLKS encoded by the coding sequence ATGTTTTTTCAGCTTTATCAAGTTTTAAATTTGATGATTACCATTATTTCTTTAATGGTTTGTATTTGGTTATCCTTGGTTCGGATTCCTGGGTTAGAACTCTTTGGAATTACCCCGAATTGGGTGTTAATTTGGCTGGTGACTTGGAGTATTAAACGATCTTTTTTACAGGCTATGGTCGGGGGTTTATGCTGTGGGTTGATTTTAGATGGATTAACAGTTTCTTCTCCTTCCCATATTATTTCCTTGGTGATTGTTAGTCTTTTAACTGTAGTGATGTATAAACGAATTATTAAAAAAATTCAAGAGGATTTTATTTCCGTCGCTGTGATTGTTTTTGGAATGGCGATTTTGGTAGAAGCTATCCGAGGTTTTCAATTGAACAGTTTTGGATATTCGGCTTTAGATGAATTATTCCGACATCAACAACGGGTAGCACTGTCCACAGCAATTTTGAGTAGTTTGTGGGCTCCTGTCATCTATCTGCCGCTTAATCGCTGGTGGGCATTTCTGGAAACCTCAAATCAACTAAAATCTTAG
- the mreC gene encoding rod shape-determining protein: MQTRSWWSRSRNQFFLLGLAILAAWLVRQTQGAALYEMYYWVTRPFHLSTSTVMEQEKIVRQIDPRINQLEAQIQELKNQNQKFQDILNYVASKKQGKGIVAPVIGRSADSWWKQIIIGRGSQQGVRNQDLVVAPGGLIGRVMSVTPSTSKVMLLSDPMSRIGVTISRSRNMGFLKGNSTEQGIMEFFESDPKVKVGDVVVTSSYSQLVPEGLPIGKVVSVDMNKAPSPEAIVEFFASVSSVEWVIIYPNQKPVNSSQ, encoded by the coding sequence ATGCAAACACGCAGTTGGTGGAGTCGCAGTCGGAATCAATTTTTTTTACTGGGTTTGGCAATTTTAGCCGCTTGGTTAGTGCGACAAACTCAAGGGGCTGCTTTATATGAAATGTATTATTGGGTAACTCGTCCGTTTCATTTATCGACATCAACAGTAATGGAACAGGAAAAAATTGTTCGACAAATTGATCCTCGAATTAATCAGTTAGAAGCTCAAATTCAAGAACTGAAAAACCAAAATCAAAAGTTTCAGGATATTTTAAATTATGTCGCTTCTAAAAAACAGGGTAAGGGAATTGTGGCTCCTGTGATTGGTCGCAGTGCTGATTCTTGGTGGAAACAAATTATTATTGGTCGTGGGAGTCAGCAGGGGGTTCGGAATCAGGATTTAGTGGTGGCTCCTGGGGGATTAATTGGACGGGTGATGAGCGTGACACCTAGTACCAGTAAGGTGATGCTTTTGAGTGATCCGATGAGTCGGATTGGGGTGACAATTAGTCGCAGTCGCAATATGGGATTTCTCAAGGGAAATTCGACCGAACAAGGAATCATGGAATTTTTTGAAAGTGATCCTAAAGTCAAGGTGGGAGATGTGGTTGTTACTTCTAGTTATAGCCAGCTTGTCCCTGAAGGTTTGCCCATTGGTAAAGTCGTTTCTGTAGATATGAATAAAGCCCCATCCCCCGAAGCAATTGTTGAGTTTTTTGCTTCTGTTTCTTCTGTGGAATGGGTGATTATTTATCCGAATCAAAAACCAGTCAACAGTAGTCAGTAA